In Besnoitia besnoiti strain Bb-Ger1 chromosome Unknown contig00047, whole genome shotgun sequence, the genomic stretch aaaagcgttcatccagttactaaacaggtgccaggccaacaagaatccgatccgtgtattccgtacagactaacattaagaaggcgactaccaaagtgaatgtcatgatattcgtacagcttgtatacaaatgttggtttttcaaatatacgctggataccactatacttaatgcacttaacatgatggtcatgaaaagcacaagagaacttggatccggtaaacaaagaccttcaagatctaaaccagtaaaactcgtagtatatac encodes the following:
- a CDS encoding uncharacterized protein (encoded by transcript BESB_058220), which translates into the protein MIAVHHHPTGLLKTAKSVGFQYPTTLRLFHIGYVLGVIYGFLFSLILTARENYYSDASLISSIVLGVIISETGLFISFFWGVYTTSFTGLDLEGLCLPDPSSLVLFMTIMLSALSIVVSSVYLKNQHLYTSCTNIMTFTLVVAFLMLVCTEYTDRILVGLAPV